A stretch of DNA from Ricinus communis isolate WT05 ecotype wild-type chromosome 4, ASM1957865v1, whole genome shotgun sequence:
AGTTCAGATCTTCTTTGATTGGAACATTgctttttgtatatataaagcAATATAGAGATTTTGGATGTGgcagtgaaaagaaaaatataatttttttttatattttttttgaatctgGTGAGATTCTAACCCCATACTAGGATGATCAGATTGATATGAGATTTAAACTTATTTATAGACACTCATAATTAGATTTAGGCCCATATGATATGAACCTTCCAATACAGTTCTTAaagttttctcataattattTCCCCTCTCTCTTTAGACAAAAACATGGCATTACAGAAAAGAATGTGATGTGTCTGGGATTTGAAGGAAAGGTTCATGAAAAATACAAGCTGTCATTTGGTCACTACCCTTTCATTATTGCAGAATGCAATGTATTCTTGATTAAACTTCCAACTAATTGAATATGGTGTGCTGTctttgtcttctttttctcttacaaATTAATCAAACCTCATTAAACATTTTCAGTTATGATTGAACCATCAATCCACCATTTTTCCtaccttttctatttattagtaaaactTACTGCCTTCGAACCCCATATACTTTCTCTCATATGAAGCTCTTATGATTTCTGTCCCTTTTATGGCAGGAAGAAGCAAAAAAGAACAAGGAGTATAGAGAGCTGTAATTAAATTAaccaagaaaaggaaaacttCAAGATATTCTGAAGTCGGAGTGGAACGGTGTCGTCTGGGGAAGCAAGCATTGACACAGAGGTCGTTTTCACTGTGCTGAATTCTTTTGGAGTTTATGATCTGCATTTGATCTGTTGTGGTGGCCATTGCTTCTCCTAACAAAGCAGAGACAGTACCTtgagagagacagagagagaggTATCTGTTGCACCTTAGCTTCTTCACATTCTCTTTAAAAGTGAGAGAAAGAGAATTGTGTGGCTACCACCAGTTacttagaaagaaagaaagaattatgGAGAAAGCACTGACAAAAGTTGGGAGCTTCTGGATTTCCAAGAAAGCTAAGGAAGAGTTCTCCCACATTTCTCAAGACATTTCTGTATGTCGATAATCGATCTCCCACTTcccacttttctttttctcttgctTTATCTTCATTTACATTCTGTCTCAGTTCTTGTCTTCTTTCATTGTTGTAAGCTTTGATAATAATGTTTGACAAAAACATAATTCATATTAGTAACTCTTCAATGGGTGTTCAGAttttacatttctaattatataatcaacATTTGCTAGGAATTGGTCGAGAGAGATAATTCAGAAAGAACAAGATCTAAATTGCTGATATAGTTCTTGAACATGTTTAAAAAAGCAATGCAATTTTGATTGCTACGCCATAGATGTATGCATATCTCAAATGCAGAGAAACAAATAATGAGTGAAAATATTGATGTTGCTGTTCTTGATATTACAAAGTAGAACTCTTATCTGTATTTCTGTGTTACTGGcaattttcttctattaaatTTCGGTAGATATTCTGCTGTTACATTCCAGACTTTCTCAGACACTGTTGAGGAGAAGGCAAAATGGGTATTCAACAAGCTGAAAGGTACAATCTTTCTGTGCCTAGATACAACTTTTTGTTTCATCCAACTGAACATAAAGCCATCAACACTATTGGGTTTCTCTAAACTGGTTTGCTGATTTTATAGGTAAGCCACAGAAGTCTTTGTCAGATGTTCTCAGAGAGTACAACTTGCCTCCAGGCATATTCccacaaaatataaaatgttacGAGCTGGAAGAATCGAGAGGGAAGCTGGTGGTACACTTGCAATCCCCTTGTGAGGTATGTTTCAAGGATTCATCGGTGGTGAGATATGCTACTCGTGTGAAGGGAACACTGTCAAGGGGAAAACTTAATGGAATAGAAGGAATGAAGACTAAAGTACTCGTATGGGTTAAAGTGACTAGCCTAAGTGTTGAGAGTCTTAAGTCCGATAAAGTCTGGTTCACTGCTGGTGTTAAGAAATCTAGGCCCAAAGATGCCTATGAATTCCCTCGCGAAGCCATTAAAGTTGAAGAATTCTGAGGTTGCTGGCTAATATACTACCGTTCTGTTCAATCTCTTCTGCAGAGTGAGAGTGTAACTTTCATGTGCATTATCTGAGACTCATTGATGCATAATTTCATTGTTGTCACAAATACactttgttatatatatatactagcAATTTGATTGTGCTAATGCACAGTTATtcatagtttttttatttagatttttaatttaaaatatcttgttttgattataaatatattatattataagaaaatatttgtatttagctattattttattttaataagaatttaatattattatttaactttaataattttaaagtttaatgactacaaaaagtaaaaaaataaaacataatagatatatagtaaattagtaacattatataatcactaattttttattatatttagctatcattttattttaataagtacttaataatattattttatttaaatagtatctaatattatcattttacttgattagtatttaatatcataataaattattatataactatataaagccacatatatttttttactaaaattctttttatagaaTATTCTCAAGTAAAGTTTGATgcttactttatatatatattatagataaatattagtaatgtgtaattaataaatagaaaattgtATTGTatctaaaaggaaaaaaagataaaatactTTAGTGCCAATCAAAATGTTCATATATATGACTATTTTACTCAATATTGCTTtctattgtaaaattttaaatttgcttATTTTACATCtatcttcctttctttttaatctgaAAAGGGTTGCAAAGACTTTCCTAAGATTGGTCTTATTATGGACATTCATTTCAATGTtcttaaaataacatttttcaTTCTTCACCTTTACATACTGCCTAAGAGAAGAGTTTCAGTATTTGGGCAATTATTAGTCCaaagtatataaaattgatGGAAGAGTTAAAATGTTGTTCTAGAGTACAGGAATTATAAAGAACTAAATTgctatatgaaataaatatttatgtatcaaattaaaataattctttgtatattctttttcttttcattgtcCAGCTTCAGTGAAGATGAAAAATACgattttcaaataatagaataaagatatttatatttatccttaaaaattatgatcttatttcaatttaataataacaaaatcacTAATATAATGGCTCTTTCAAgacaaacaatttaatttatattaaactattattaaaatattttattaagaaatgatcaaatgtaaaattattttaatataattaatccaTGTATGCCTCACATTCAACAATAATAGACttgaaataaagaatttttttttttttaaatgaaatataaagaaaaagagcatGAAATCGAGACATGGATAACCTGACAGCCAGGCCCACGAAGCCCATTTGCAACGTTTGTTCCAGTCAACGCAAAAGGcaagatttttttaatgatttatttttcaaaccAAAATCTAAACGGCTAAGTCAAAGTTCGGGGCCCACAGAGATCTTCTTAGAAAGTGGGAAATTAATCGAAAACGGAGAAAGAAACCCTATCGATATTAAACTCCAAAACCGAGTCACATTGTTCAAGATAACcgctctctctatatatatatttacacttcccccttctctctctctctgtttttttatttttggttgtggtgtttttgttttattctctcaacataatatttttcactGTTTGTACTGACTCCTGTGAAGAAGCGAAACAAAACGATGTCGGACGAGGAACACCACTTCGAGTCCAAGGCCGACGCCGGCGCTTCCAAGACCTTCCCTCAGCAAGCTGGCACTATTCGTAAGAACGGTCATATCGTCATCAAGAATCGTCCTTGCAaggtttcttttccttttactttTTGCGGTTTATGTTCGTGTTTTTAGTTTTGGTTGGCTTTTTGCTCTGTTATATTccgattttatttttatattagagtTTGTTTTGCCGTTAGGTGGAGGTTTATATTTGATAGAACAATGCTTTCTTTGATTCCTAGATTTTGCAGTGTGTGATCAGATGCTGCCTccatgttttttctttttatttatttttttattttgcttaaatCAATATAggagattattttattaaagttgaATACGTAACATGACgtgtttgtttgtttatatTGTCAAGTTTTAGTGTTATTTAATAGTTCTAATCATGTTTATTgccattaaaaaatattaatggcTAGTAGCATGTTTGACTGGGAGAAGTGAAGGGATTTGCAATTATAATTGCTGAAATATATGTTGTTTAATGATAGGTTGTGGAGGTTTCAGTCTCAAAGACTGGGAAGCACGGCCATGCTAAGTGCCACTTTGTCGCTGTTGATATCTTCAATTCCAAGAAGCTTGAAGATATTGTCCCCTCTTCTCACAATTGTGATGTAAggaaattatttgatttttgttaGATAATGTTATTAGTGCATGGTTACTCTGATTTTTACTCTTTATGCATAATTGAGATGGTTCTATGTTTATGTAGGTTCCCCATGTCACTCGTACTGACTATCAGCTTATTGATATTTCTGAGGATGGATTTGTAAGTTTTAATGCCCTTTCGTTTATGCTAGATTGTGTGTCCGGTTGTGGTTTAGGGATAAACtgaaaataattgaatgatAATTTCAGGTGAGTTTGCTGACTGATAATGGTAACACTAAGGATGATCTCAGACTTCCAACTGATGAGAATCTTCTGTCTCAGGTATATtactattttgtttttatatttatattgactATACAATAGATAGATAAGGTTTGATGTTTGGAATATTGCTGCTAAgattaaatttgcaattctGTTGCCTGGAGGCTCCTTGAATTTCTTACACTCTGAGAATACCTGATTAATTGTCCCTTCTTTTTTCTGGTACTAAATCCACACAGATTAAGGATGGTTTTGCTGAAGGGAAAGATCTTGTGGTTACTGTCATGTGTTCGATGGGAGAGGAGCAAATATGTGCACTCAAGGATATTGGCCCAAAGAACTAGTTTTCTGTTAGGGTAAAGGTGGTAGATGACGTTTTAAGCAGAGGCACTTTTGTAGTCtagttaattttagtttatagtTTGCCGAAATCATTTATCATCTTAAGATTACACAAGAAAAGTATTCATTTACTCTGTTTTTCAGTCCCCAAAATTTATGCAATTCCatattattttggtatatGGCTGTAGCTTATAATTTCTATTCTTCCAGGACAGATGAAGTTTGTGGATGTAAATGTTTGATAGtgattgtttttttctttatggtcTTGAATCTTGATTTCTGATAGCACTAATGTAGAGGGATGGGGTTGTTGGGCAATCACTAATGCTAGTTGTGCTACTGTGTTTAGTGTTTTTGGTGCGTTTTTATCGTCCATTACTGATGACACGCTGAATTATAGTTCAATCAATTATAGTTCATGATGTAAGGTTGGGCTACTCTACCAATCGTTTGTAGCTTATGTGGCCCTAGATTAGATTGAATGGTTTTCTTATTTGGACTGGGCTAAACATGTCTTTGGTCTAATGCTATTTCCGCTCTTTTTTCAATAATGGCTATGAagttttaagatattaaaagttttttgaaaaagaaaaaaaaaaagaccaaTCGATGATCTTCCTACTAAGTCTCGCTGGAACAAGAcagtaatataataataataataataataagaaatgagCTCCTCGCCGCAGCGCGCTCGAAGTGAGAGCAACAGCGGTGATGGTGCTGGGGAGAGGCCAAGGTTCTTCAGCAACAAAGCCAAAAATATATGCTGGGCAAACGCTGAAACAGTACCAGGTAGACACCCTGAGAGGTGGCGCAAAGATGCAGCTGGCAACATTGTTTGCAAGCGCCTAGGCAATTGCCAAGGCTGCCTTTGCTTTCAATACGATCACATCATTCCTTTCTCTAAAGGTTTAATCTTTGGCACTTCTCTGGCATTTTAagcttctccttttcttttttaatgggttcttttctcttttgtttttcttttgcttcttgAAGCTGAATTACTACAACAAGCATGTTTGCCTTACTTGATTATTACAAGAAAGCTGAGGCCTTCCTTTGattgtataatttaattgttaacaaaataattcaatttttcttgttttagatTTCTGAAAATACAGTTCATTTGAGTTCTGTTATCATTAATTTTCTTGctcttttagaaatttaattaactagGAATTGTTTTCCCAATTTGGGTTCGTATTCCAGGAGGTGAATCTACTGCTGCTAATTGCCAAATACTTCAAACAAGGGTCAATAATTACAAGGCTGATGCAGAGGCTGTGGACAAATCTCAATTGAAAGGCTACTCCTGTGATCTCAAGTTCACTGGTATGAACCCacgttttttcctttttttttccctttacTTTTTTTCCAATGTCTAAATGAAGGTGTGTGTGCGTGTGTGTTTCTCAGTTAGGTAATTCACCTCTTCTCATATTGCTTGGTGCAAACTGTCTTATGTTTATCAAGAGTAACCTTgtgattttattaatgatgTTGGGATTGCATTTTAATATCAACCACTGTTCATTTTTGGGTAGTGTTATATCTCTTGTACCTAAATTACATTTTCAGACATCCCATTTCTTCGGGAATTTCCTCCCTTCTTAATTGGAAGAAAATTCCTTCATGGAGGAAATGGTGGAGGGATAAGTCGTGCAAGATCATTACTGGATAATCTGTTTGGGATCTTTAACAGAACGTGTTCATCTGAAATAtcagatatttaaatatcgaattaagttctaacttttTTGATAATCTCTATTagaagtttttctttttctttttaacatcAATATACCTTCTACTTGAGGTTTATAAAATTGGTCAGGACTCTTAACTTACATTTCCGGCAACTAAGTTTTAGATTTTGGCTATGTATATTGATGGGCAGTGATGGCACTAGTGAGGTATTCGGTATATGCTTTCGTAAGACAGTGTTGTGctgttctttttgtttataattctATTGTTGTAGCGAGATATGTCTAGATATTTGAGGTGTGAACTTGTCACTTAGTCAAATTGGGGGCATCTTAAGTTTACTGGGCATCTTTGCAGAcatcattttattgttttaattgtaGTTCACGATCTGTCTAGAGGCTCATATTTGTTCATGTTATCTGCCGTCTCAGACTCTCAGCATGTATGATTCTCCTGAAGCTAGAACAGATGATTTCTTCTATCTAGCGTGTGACAGATTATGCGAAATTTGGCTATACCAAATATTTTACTAGTTTTGCAGCCTATTGAGAGGAAAGACTGACATTAGATTTCAGTATGtagacataatttaaactagcGAAATGTGCATATCACATAAGGAGTTCTTCATGTCAATTTATGTtcgaataaaaaaaaaggtgcTAGTCTCACTAACTAACATAATTTTCTTGCACTGTGACATGGAACTGAAAGTTATCTGATTATAGCAAATTATAATGTCACATTGAGGACTATGAAAGTTCAATGGAGCTTGTATTTGTGCTGCAAGTGATCTTTGAAAAATCATAAGTGGGTCGAATTGGTTCCCTTCTCCCATGATCCAACATATATTTAGTCTATTTAGAGTGATTTGTTCTCATAATTAGTTTGCAATTATGGGGGGGGTGACCTTAATTAACATGGAAATATAGCACATTTCGTTAGCATAGATTAGTTGGTGATTGGGACTGCAGCAGCAAAAGATATCAAGCTCAAGTTGCTGATATGGTACTGTGTTTCAGATTTCCCCTGGCCTATTAGCCATTCAAATGGTCTGTTGATTTAGGATTTGATCATTCAAGTAGAAAGCGAAGTGAGAACTGGGTAAAATTAGGAGCTTGACTAATAGAAATGGCCATTCTCTGTATCCTTTCTTTTGTGACACTTTACCCATATAATGGAGCTATCCTCAGTAAGTTGTATTGTTTTTCAACTTGCAGATAAAGAGCTCGACATAATAGAAATGGCTGTTTATGGGGATGTGATCAGGCCTGGAAACCAATGTCGTTGCAGAACAGTTGCTGAAATACTTGGCCAAACCAAGTCAAAAGACCGTGTGGCTGCTTGCAAACTACCGTATGGTGATGAATCGGTATAGCATCAAGTATCAAAGTTCGGCCCGATAATTATCTGAAATAACTTGGGATTCTTTTCATTCATTAATCTTACACAGATCAAATGACACCTTGATATGCAGTTGAAACTTGAAGATCATTTGCACTGATTGTATTTGAATCACTTCAAACATTTATTCCCATTGGTGGAATGTTCTATAACCAAACCTGTTGAATGGGACACCTTGCTTGTGTCTTAATTGTTCTAATCCAGCCCATGGTTGCAGactatttttgtttataagcCTGAGTGAGAATACTTGTgatatgaaaaagaaactaaatatttgtaagtacaataattcaaaatattacCAAGCAGTTTGTTCTTGGTGTGAAAGTCTTATTAGGCTATAGGTTTTGCATGAAGGTGGAAGGAGGAAGCAGAGTCCTGAATAAATGTAAACATGCTTAACAGTTGATGGTGATGCCACAAAAGTGGGTTCAACGCTGCTTTGCTAAAGTTTAAATCTTGAAATTGACTAGCATCTTGCAAAGCCATTAGGTCAGCCATCAATACCAAAGAAACTAAGACAGCGACAAGTATGCTTAAAGACTTAAGACAGCTGATCACAATTTCTTACTTTacaaaattcttatttagtttaaaggaaaattcttgcctatatttattttgaacttAAAAGGTAAATTAAAGATGTTAGATTCATAATTCATATCTCTCAATGAAAGCTGAAACTTCGTTTGACCTTTTTCTCTTCCAGGAAGAGCTTTTTGGCAAGCCATTAATAGCTTCCAAACCCTGTGAATAGAGCACCAAATATGTGGAAACTAGCATAGACACTTGGTATATTGGAAATTGACTCCGAAGCTGGGGCACCGGTCATAGTTATATAGAAAAGGACAtcgataataatttaatatacattGTGTTTACTATGTACATGAATTTTCCAATCGTTGGATTAATACCTAATTTTTCGAATTCAATTGTTGAAATCTCCGgtacataataaaaatgtatacAGTATCGTCTAGGTGATAGAGATAGCTTTTATGAAGTGgctcaaaattttaaatttaattctaagaAGACAGTTTTTTAAGGATATTTCTTTAAGAGAATTGAAGACCGTACTTGTCTAGTTCCAAGAGTGGTGCTACAGTAACAGAAATGGATCCAATTCAAGCTAATTATGatgattttataaacattTCGAAGAAGGGGTTGCATAATCATGTCTAATGAGAGTACTCCTCTCTCCCTATCTCtggataaaaaaaagaaaatgaaaatataggCAATCAAGCATTACTGGAAGAAAATTGTTATCTCTTGAGTCATTAGGGGACAGATAGTGACAAGTCCCACCAACCCATTGCGCTTGAAAGTCCAAGACCTCTAATATTCTAAAGAGAATGGTTAAGTTAGAGAGTTCACAGGTTCATTGACTTAATTGGGTTTACAGATATTGACCATAAGTGGTTAGAGATCCTGAAAACAGGGCTTCAAAAATCCACTGTTTTCAACTAGTTTCATTTcctatatatttcttaaaacccatttgcaattttttaaaagaatgttTTTCTAAATCATATTGAAGCTGAatatagaaagaaattgaTAACCCCACCTGGCAAACACTGCTTAGGTTTTGTCTTTAAGCAATGATCATTGATCAAGACTAGAAGATTAAAGAAAGTGCTAAGACTAATCCAGACATCTCCCCCTCTGTGTATGTTAAAAACAATGAATAAGATGTTCATTGGTGGAGAGGCTGGCAAATAATTTTGACTGACGCACCAATTGGTCGCATTAATATTAATCACTTGATATTTGATGTGTATAAattcatttcaattttttgttGTCTGTTTGTTTGGTTCCTTGACATTA
This window harbors:
- the LOC8263384 gene encoding uncharacterized protein At5g01610, whose protein sequence is MEKALTKVGSFWISKKAKEEFSHISQDISTFSDTVEEKAKWVFNKLKGKPQKSLSDVLREYNLPPGIFPQNIKCYELEESRGKLVVHLQSPCEVCFKDSSVVRYATRVKGTLSRGKLNGIEGMKTKVLVWVKVTSLSVESLKSDKVWFTAGVKKSRPKDAYEFPREAIKVEEF
- the LOC8263385 gene encoding eukaryotic translation initiation factor 5A, producing MSDEEHHFESKADAGASKTFPQQAGTIRKNGHIVIKNRPCKVVEVSVSKTGKHGHAKCHFVAVDIFNSKKLEDIVPSSHNCDVPHVTRTDYQLIDISEDGFVSLLTDNGNTKDDLRLPTDENLLSQIKDGFAEGKDLVVTVMCSMGEEQICALKDIGPKN
- the LOC8263386 gene encoding uncharacterized protein LOC8263386; the encoded protein is MSSSPQRARSESNSGDGAGERPRFFSNKAKNICWANAETVPGRHPERWRKDAAGNIVCKRLGNCQGCLCFQYDHIIPFSKGGESTAANCQILQTRVNNYKADAEAVDKSQLKGYSCDLKFTDKELDIIEMAVYGDVIRPGNQCRCRTVAEILGQTKSKDRVAACKLPYGDESV